One genomic region from Pseudoduganella dura encodes:
- a CDS encoding SurA N-terminal domain-containing protein, whose product MFEFIRTHQKLMQILLAIVIIPSFVFVGVSGYESMGDSATTLAKVDGKPVTQQEFDNALRRQLDQYRQRFGEQFDQKMFDTPEFRQSVLDSLIAQRAVTSEVVRGHFTVSDAALQKAILDNIKDIPGMITPEGKVDIERYRATLANNSGLTPEGFEQTMRHDMAVQQLVSGVQGTAFAPRTVSKLVTDLTEQERDVQELALPLQQFIANVKVTDDMVKAYYDKNAKQYAVPEQARIEYVVLDAKAIESQVSVTDDEVAAYYKGNAARFTAPEERRASHILVAVNKDAKAADKAAAKAKAEAILADLKKAPASFAQVAKAKSEDPGSAEQGGDLGTIEKGSLVPSVEQAIFALKQGEISNVVESEFGYHLITVTSLKPAAVKALDDVKADIAADLKKQKAGKKYSEVVETFTNTVYEQADSLKPVADKLGLKIETADNVTRTPAPNAAPAPYSNAKFLTALFSAESVKNKRNTEAVEVAPSTLVSGRIVEFKPASQKPLADVAAEIRQRVTAEEAMKAAKAAGEAKLAALKKADDATGFSPVRTISRAKAEGMPPPVARAVLKADVSKLPAYVGVELPGMGYGVYRIGKVHQPAAADEARLASAREQIGNIVAQQDMLNYVELLKDKAKVKILHPATPAKAAQE is encoded by the coding sequence ATGTTTGAATTCATACGTACGCATCAAAAGCTGATGCAGATTTTGCTGGCGATCGTGATCATTCCGTCGTTCGTGTTCGTCGGCGTGAGCGGTTACGAGAGCATGGGCGACAGCGCCACGACGCTCGCCAAGGTCGACGGCAAGCCGGTGACCCAGCAGGAGTTCGATAACGCGCTGCGGCGCCAGCTGGACCAGTACCGCCAGCGCTTCGGCGAACAGTTCGACCAGAAGATGTTCGATACGCCGGAATTCCGCCAGAGCGTGCTGGACAGCCTGATCGCGCAGCGCGCGGTCACGTCCGAAGTCGTGCGCGGCCACTTCACGGTGAGCGACGCGGCCTTGCAAAAGGCGATCCTCGACAACATCAAGGATATCCCCGGCATGATCACGCCGGAAGGCAAGGTCGACATCGAGCGTTACCGCGCCACGCTGGCCAACAACAGCGGCCTGACGCCGGAAGGCTTCGAGCAGACGATGCGCCACGACATGGCGGTGCAGCAGCTGGTCAGCGGCGTGCAAGGCACCGCCTTCGCACCGCGCACCGTGTCCAAACTGGTGACGGACCTGACCGAGCAGGAGCGCGACGTACAGGAACTGGCGCTGCCGCTGCAGCAGTTCATTGCGAACGTCAAGGTCACCGACGACATGGTCAAGGCGTACTACGACAAGAACGCCAAGCAATACGCCGTGCCCGAGCAGGCCCGCATCGAATACGTGGTGCTCGATGCGAAAGCGATCGAGAGCCAGGTCAGCGTGACCGACGATGAAGTCGCCGCCTACTACAAGGGCAACGCGGCGCGCTTCACGGCGCCGGAAGAACGCCGCGCCAGCCATATCCTGGTGGCCGTCAACAAGGATGCGAAAGCGGCCGACAAGGCGGCCGCCAAGGCGAAGGCCGAAGCGATCCTGGCGGACCTGAAGAAGGCCCCGGCCAGCTTCGCGCAGGTGGCCAAGGCGAAGTCGGAAGACCCGGGTTCGGCCGAGCAGGGCGGCGACCTGGGCACGATCGAGAAGGGCTCGCTGGTGCCATCCGTCGAGCAGGCGATCTTCGCGCTGAAGCAGGGCGAGATCAGCAACGTGGTCGAGTCCGAATTCGGTTACCACCTGATCACCGTCACGTCGCTGAAGCCGGCGGCCGTCAAGGCGCTGGACGACGTGAAGGCCGACATCGCGGCCGACCTGAAGAAACAGAAAGCCGGCAAGAAGTATTCGGAAGTGGTGGAAACCTTCACCAACACCGTGTATGAGCAGGCCGACAGCCTGAAGCCGGTGGCCGACAAGCTGGGGCTGAAGATCGAAACGGCCGACAACGTGACGCGCACGCCGGCGCCGAACGCCGCGCCGGCACCGTACAGCAATGCCAAGTTCCTGACCGCGCTGTTCTCCGCCGAGTCGGTGAAGAACAAGCGCAACACGGAAGCCGTCGAAGTGGCGCCGAGTACGCTCGTTTCCGGCCGCATCGTCGAGTTCAAGCCGGCGTCGCAGAAGCCGCTGGCCGACGTGGCCGCCGAAATCCGCCAGCGCGTCACGGCCGAGGAAGCCATGAAGGCCGCCAAGGCCGCCGGCGAAGCGAAGCTGGCCGCGTTGAAGAAAGCCGACGATGCCACCGGCTTCAGCCCGGTGCGGACGATTTCCCGCGCCAAGGCTGAAGGCATGCCGCCGCCGGTGGCACGCGCCGTGCTGAAGGCCGATGTGTCGAAGCTGCCGGCGTACGTGGGCGTCGAACTGCCGGGGATGGGCTATGGAGTCTACCGCATCGGCAAGGTGCACCAGCCGGCCGCCGCCGACGAGGCGCGCCTGGCGTCGGCCCGCGAACAGATCGGCAACATCGTCGCCCAGCAGGATATGCTGAACTATGTCGAACTGCTGAAGGACAAGGCCAAGGTCAAGATCCTGCATCCAGCGACCCCCGCCAAGGCGGCCCAGGAGTAA
- the mnmH gene encoding tRNA 2-selenouridine(34) synthase MnmH yields MKYPEVLHIDDVLSRLDEFDTIVDVRTPAEFALDHLPNAINCPVLDDEQRIAVGTLYRQTGAFEAKKLGAPMVAANIARHIDTLWHDKPREWKPLVYCWRGGNRSGSMAHILARIGWPAVQLEGGYKAFRNRVNADLEQAPELDFRVICGTTGSGKTRLLDTLEAIGAQVLDLEQLAVHRGSVLGNMPCQPQPSQKAFETSIWDRLRRFDPALPVFVESESKKVGALRVPAALMERMRASRCIALQVAREHRVQLLIEDYQHFACNAPALNAQLAYLTDLHGKEKIGQWQQMASDGRMPALVDELLVAHYDPAYTRSIHRNFTQYESAREIALPDIAPASFLAAARALHEG; encoded by the coding sequence ATGAAGTATCCAGAAGTTCTGCACATCGACGATGTGCTGTCCCGCCTCGATGAATTCGATACGATCGTCGATGTCCGCACGCCGGCCGAATTCGCGCTCGACCACCTGCCGAACGCGATCAACTGCCCCGTGCTGGACGACGAGCAGCGCATCGCCGTGGGCACGCTGTATCGCCAGACCGGCGCGTTCGAGGCCAAGAAGCTGGGCGCGCCGATGGTGGCCGCGAACATCGCCCGCCACATCGACACGCTCTGGCACGACAAGCCGCGCGAATGGAAGCCGCTGGTCTATTGCTGGCGCGGCGGCAACCGCAGCGGCTCGATGGCGCATATCCTGGCCAGGATCGGCTGGCCCGCGGTGCAGCTCGAAGGCGGCTACAAGGCATTCCGCAACCGCGTCAACGCGGACCTGGAACAGGCGCCGGAACTGGACTTTCGCGTGATCTGCGGCACCACCGGCAGCGGCAAGACGCGGCTGCTCGACACGCTCGAGGCGATCGGCGCGCAGGTGCTGGACCTGGAACAGCTGGCCGTGCACCGCGGCTCCGTGCTGGGCAACATGCCTTGCCAGCCGCAGCCGTCGCAGAAGGCCTTCGAGACGTCGATCTGGGATCGCCTGCGCCGCTTCGATCCGGCGCTGCCGGTGTTCGTGGAGTCGGAGAGCAAGAAGGTGGGCGCGCTGCGCGTGCCGGCCGCGCTGATGGAGCGCATGCGCGCATCGCGGTGCATCGCGCTGCAGGTGGCACGCGAGCACCGCGTGCAACTGCTGATCGAGGACTACCAGCACTTCGCATGCAATGCCCCGGCATTGAACGCGCAGCTGGCCTACCTGACGGACCTGCACGGCAAGGAGAAGATCGGGCAATGGCAGCAGATGGCCAGCGATGGCCGGATGCCCGCGCTGGTCGACGAACTGCTGGTGGCGCATTACGATCCTGCGTACACGCGCTCGATCCACCGCAATTTCACGCAGTACGAAAGCGCGCGCGAGATCGCATTGCCGGACATCGCGCCGGCATCCTTCCTGGCCGCCGCGCGTGCGTTGCACGAAGGCTGA
- a CDS encoding ABC transporter ATP-binding protein: MPDFPHATANFIPASPSSHAGGAHAASEGSGTAAIAVTGLTKRVADASGELTILHSVDFTVQKAETLAIVGASGSGKSTLLGLLAGLDTPSGGTVLIDGTDIFALDEDGRAALRKAKLGFVFQSFQLLPHLTAVENVMLPLELAGDGDARAKAQAMLGRVGLESRLKHYPKYLSGGEQQRVALARAFVTQPPLLLADEPTGSLDAATGEAVIGLMFELNREHGSTLVLVTHDPAMAARCGRTITIAAGRLV; the protein is encoded by the coding sequence ATGCCAGATTTTCCTCACGCGACCGCCAATTTCATTCCAGCCTCGCCGTCATCGCATGCCGGAGGTGCACATGCCGCCAGCGAAGGATCGGGCACCGCCGCGATCGCGGTTACGGGCCTGACCAAGCGCGTGGCCGATGCAAGCGGCGAGCTGACCATTTTGCACAGCGTGGATTTTACCGTGCAAAAGGCCGAGACGCTGGCAATCGTGGGTGCATCGGGGTCGGGCAAGTCCACATTGCTCGGCCTGCTGGCCGGTCTCGACACGCCGAGCGGCGGCACGGTGCTGATCGACGGCACCGATATCTTCGCGCTGGACGAGGATGGCCGCGCTGCGTTGCGCAAGGCCAAGCTCGGCTTTGTGTTCCAGTCGTTCCAGTTGCTGCCGCACCTCACGGCGGTCGAAAACGTGATGCTGCCGCTGGAACTGGCGGGCGACGGCGATGCGCGCGCGAAGGCGCAGGCCATGCTGGGCCGCGTGGGCCTGGAAAGCCGGCTGAAGCATTACCCGAAGTACCTGTCCGGCGGCGAGCAGCAGCGCGTGGCGCTGGCCCGCGCCTTCGTCACGCAGCCGCCGCTGCTGCTGGCCGACGAACCGACCGGCAGTCTCGACGCGGCGACGGGCGAGGCGGTCATCGGGCTGATGTTCGAACTGAACCGTGAGCATGGCTCCACGCTGGTGCTCGTGACGCATGATCCGGCAATGGCGGCGCGCTGCGGCCGCACGATCACGATCGCCGCCGGCCGGCTGGTGTAA
- a CDS encoding arylesterase, with protein MVEGLLGLVGRFITVLCATLLLWGSPASAYSAPKTLLVVGDSLSAEYGLARGTGWVALLERKLQAQKFDMRIVNASVSGETSSGGRTRMPALLSRHKPDIVVIELGANDALRGLPVAATDGNLRAMVKAVRAAGARVLLVGIRIPPNYGRDYSEKFFAMYGAISRDEQVGLAPFMLDGVAEKMDMFQPDRIHPLASAHPIILNNIWPHLLPILRLK; from the coding sequence ATGGTCGAAGGTCTGCTTGGCTTGGTTGGTCGGTTCATTACGGTGCTGTGCGCCACGCTGCTGCTATGGGGCAGCCCGGCGAGCGCTTATTCTGCCCCAAAAACGCTGCTCGTGGTGGGCGACAGCCTGTCGGCCGAATACGGGCTGGCGCGCGGCACCGGCTGGGTGGCCCTGCTCGAACGCAAGCTGCAGGCGCAGAAATTCGACATGCGGATCGTCAATGCCAGCGTCAGCGGCGAAACATCCAGCGGCGGCCGCACGCGCATGCCCGCGCTGCTGTCCAGGCACAAGCCGGACATCGTGGTGATCGAACTGGGCGCCAACGACGCCCTGCGCGGTCTTCCCGTCGCGGCCACGGACGGCAACCTGCGCGCGATGGTGAAGGCCGTGCGCGCCGCCGGTGCGCGCGTGCTGCTGGTCGGCATCCGCATTCCACCGAACTACGGCCGCGATTACTCCGAAAAATTCTTCGCCATGTACGGCGCCATCAGCCGCGATGAACAGGTGGGCCTGGCGCCGTTCATGCTCGACGGCGTGGCGGAAAAGATGGACATGTTCCAGCCCGACCGCATCCATCCGCTCGCCAGCGCCCACCCGATCATCCTGAACAATATCTGGCCGCACCTGCTGCCCATCCTGAGGTTGAAATGA
- a CDS encoding NAD(P)H-hydrate dehydratase, which yields MNPLYSVAQIRDIERLAAAGLPEGTLMGRAGRAAAVVALDLLPCATASAHVLVLAGPGNNGGDAFEVAVHLAREGAQVSIIHVAATRTAAPERDRAFERARASPARFVELSAREIEEGGWHLVVDGLFGIGLQRPLDDTPEGPGVLVDAVNALRCPVLALDVPSGLDADTGRVVGTGGRAVHATHTITFIGDKPGLHTGDGRDHAGSVIIAGLEVDAALYPPPSMHLNDPAFFGRAARPRRHNSHKGSYGSVFVLGGAPGMAGAPVLAGRAALHAGAGRVVLCFAGEPLAADAGQPELMCRAARDVDFGGAVTVAGPGLGTSAEAAGLLAAAVASAQPLVLDADALNLLAGDASLCEAAARRTAATLATPHPLEAARLLDTTVGIVQADRLAAARTLAARLNAFVVLKGSGTVIAAPDGRLAVNPTGNAGLATAGTGDVLAGLAGALLAQGWPGWETALAAVWLHGIAADVLVAEGAGPIGLTAGELVATIRTALNQLVAQQASHAAPARPR from the coding sequence ATGAATCCACTGTACAGCGTTGCCCAGATCCGCGACATCGAACGCCTGGCGGCCGCCGGCCTGCCCGAAGGCACGCTGATGGGGCGCGCCGGCCGGGCCGCGGCCGTCGTGGCGCTCGACCTGCTGCCGTGCGCGACCGCGAGCGCGCACGTGCTGGTGCTTGCCGGTCCCGGCAACAACGGCGGCGACGCGTTCGAGGTCGCCGTGCATCTCGCCCGGGAAGGCGCGCAGGTATCGATCATCCATGTTGCCGCCACGCGAACCGCCGCGCCCGAGCGTGACCGCGCCTTCGAACGGGCGCGCGCCAGCCCGGCGCGTTTCGTTGAACTATCCGCCCGGGAAATCGAGGAAGGCGGCTGGCACCTCGTCGTTGACGGCCTGTTCGGCATCGGCCTGCAACGGCCGCTGGACGACACGCCGGAAGGGCCGGGCGTGCTGGTGGACGCCGTCAACGCGCTGCGCTGCCCGGTGCTGGCGCTGGACGTGCCGAGCGGCCTGGACGCCGATACCGGCCGCGTGGTCGGCACCGGCGGCCGCGCGGTGCATGCCACGCACACGATCACGTTCATCGGTGACAAGCCCGGCCTGCACACGGGAGACGGCCGCGATCACGCGGGCAGCGTCATCATCGCCGGACTGGAAGTGGATGCCGCGCTGTATCCGCCGCCGTCGATGCACCTGAACGACCCGGCCTTCTTCGGGCGCGCAGCGCGGCCGCGGCGGCACAACAGCCACAAGGGCAGCTACGGCAGCGTGTTCGTGCTGGGCGGCGCGCCGGGCATGGCGGGCGCGCCCGTGCTGGCCGGCCGCGCCGCGCTGCACGCGGGCGCCGGCCGCGTGGTCCTGTGCTTTGCCGGCGAACCGCTGGCGGCCGATGCGGGCCAGCCGGAACTGATGTGCCGCGCGGCGCGCGATGTCGATTTTGGTGGCGCCGTGACGGTGGCCGGCCCCGGGCTGGGCACAAGTGCCGAGGCCGCCGGCCTGCTGGCCGCCGCCGTGGCATCGGCGCAGCCGCTGGTGCTCGATGCGGATGCGTTGAACCTGCTGGCCGGCGACGCGTCGCTATGCGAGGCGGCGGCACGGCGCACCGCCGCCACGCTGGCCACGCCCCACCCGCTCGAAGCGGCCCGCCTGCTCGACACCACGGTCGGCATCGTGCAGGCCGACCGCCTGGCGGCCGCGCGCACACTGGCCGCGCGCCTGAATGCGTTCGTCGTACTGAAAGGTTCCGGCACGGTGATCGCCGCGCCGGACGGCCGCCTCGCCGTCAACCCCACCGGCAATGCCGGCCTGGCCACGGCGGGCACCGGCGACGTGCTGGCCGGCCTGGCGGGAGCGCTGCTGGCACAGGGCTGGCCCGGCTGGGAAACCGCCCTGGCGGCCGTCTGGCTGCATGGTATCGCGGCCGATGTGCTGGTGGCCGAGGGGGCGGGGCCGATCGGCCTCACCGCGGGCGAGCTGGTGGCCACGATCCGGACGGCGCTCAATCAGCTGGTGGCGCAGCAGGCCAGCCATGCGGCACCGGCCCGCCCGCGCTGA